AAAAGCTCGGCAGACTGTGTAAGGATGGCAGAAATGCCAATCGCAGAGAAAAGAGCGTGCACAAAAAGACCAAAGCAGATACCCAGACTGGTCATACAGCCATCTTTAAGCCCTGCGCGACTGGTATTACGGATCACCAGTGCGGTATCTAACCCGGGAGTCAATGTCAGTATGGTGATGGCGAGCAGAAACGCTTCGAAGTTTAGAATGTCCATATTGTTGAATAAAAATGTGAAACAGGCGTTGATCAATACTCTGATTTTTTCATTTGCGCAAGCCGCTTTCACATTAGCGATAACAATCGCAACCGCTTGTATACAATCGTTCTCATTTGTGGAGAATAATAGGCTTGGTTTTTGTTTACCCTTGGTTAACAAAACGAATGAAGTAAAGAGGAACCCTGCACTTAAAAACAGGTGTTTACGGAAAGAACAATAAATAATGAGTAGTCACATGAACGCATTTCAACAACTGGTCGAACATTCAAAGAAAGTGGCCAATTTTCAACATCTCTCCTCCATCATTGGCTGGGACCAAGCCGCGGTGATGCCGTCAGGCGGTGCTGAAGCTCGTTCCAACGCAATGGCTGAACTTGAAGTACACATCCACTCGCTCATGACACAGCCGCACCTCGCTGATTTGTTTGACCAAGCACAAGAGCTTCCGCTCTCAGCAGAAGAACAAGCCGTGCTGCGCGAGATGAAACGCACTTGGCAGCAAGACAACCTGCTACCGGAAGCGCTGGTTAAAGCTCAATCACTTGCAGGTTCAAAATGCGAGCACGCTTGGCGCAGCCAACGTAAAAACAACGATTGGGCGGGCTTTGAGAAAAACTGGGCTGAAGTGGTTAAGCTTTCCCAAGAAGAGGCGCAAATTCGTGCTGACGCCAATGGCACATCTCCCTACGATGCTATGCTCGATCTCTATGAACCCGGCACGAGCTCTGCGTCACTCGATGCGCTTTTTGCCGATGTAAAAACTTGGCTTCCTTCGCTCATCGATAACGTTATCGAAAAGCAGAAATCACGTTCAATACTGTTGCCCAATAGCCACTATCCGGCTGAAAAGCAGAAAGCACTTGGTTTAGAGGTGATGAAGCTGCTGCAATTTGACTTCGAACACGGCCGTTTGGATGAGAGCGCCCACCCATTTTGTGGTGGAGTACCGAGCGATGTGCGCATTACTACCCGTTATAACGAAAGCGAATTTGTACAGTCCTTAATGGGCATTGTTCACGAAACGGGTCATGCACGTTATGAGCAAGGCTTACCTCAAGCCTTCGCAGGCACACCTGCTGGTGAAGCGCGCTCTATGGGCATCCACGAGTCTCAGTCCCTGTTTTTCGAAATGCAGCTTGGCCGCAGCGAAACGTTTGTGGAACACTTATCGCGTCTCGCCTCACATCATTTCCAAGGTGCGGAGTTTGCCAAAGACAACCTGTCAAAAATCTACACCCACGTTGAAAAAGGCTTTATTCGGGTTGATGCGGATGAGCTCACCTACCCCGCTCACGTTATTTTACGCTACGAAATTGAGCGCGATCTGATGAACGGTGTCATCAAACACACCGACGTACCTGAGCTGTGGCATGAAAAAATGCAAGCTTACCTTGGCCTTTCTACTGCTGGCAATTTCACCAATGGCTGCATGCAAGACATTCACTGGACCGATGGCAGCTTTGGCTATTTCCCAAGTTACACATTAGGCGCGATGTATGCGGCGCAATTTATGGCAGCAATGAGAAAGACGGTAGATGTGGACAGCGTGGTTCGTTCTGGCGACTTAACGCCAATCTTCCACTGGTTGTCGAGCAATATCTGGAGCAAAGGCAGTCTTTTAACCACCGACGAACTGGTCAAGGCGGCAACGGGCGAGACATTAAATTCCGAGCACTTTAAGAGTCATTTGGTTTCTCGCTATCTCGGATAAACAAACTTGTAAATTACCATCCTCTGAAGAATAACGTGCTCTCCTTCAGAGGATGGCAACTATGACCTACGCCAGTGTTTCTATTCATCCTCAGGCGATAACTTCACCATCATGCGCCCACGTAGAGTGGTAACCGCTTGTCCAGACAAGCGCACCATTTCTGGATCAATGAGTTCCACATCAACAAGGCCACCTCTTGGAGAAGCTTGATAGGCTTTCATTCGTGTTTTTGCTAACTTGCGCGACCAGTAAACACCAAGCGCACAATGGGCAGATCCCGTCACCGGATCTTCATTCACCCCAACCCAAGGTGCAAAGTAGCGAGAAATAAAATCTATGTCGTCGTCTGCTCTCGCGCTCACCACAATACCTCGGCCTTTAAGTGTTAAGAGCCGGCTAAAGTCGGGGGTTAGTTCCGTCACTTTCGACGCCTCGTCTAAAATCAGCAGCTGCTTAGAGTCAAAAGTTGCAAAATCGAGCACCTCCGAAGCATCAATGCCGAGAGCCTCAAGAAAATCGTCGCGAAGCTCAGTTCCCATCTCCAGCATTGGGGTAGGTAACGACAGGTGAATCGCATCACGATCAAGCTCGGCTGTTAAGATGCCTGACAAAGTATGAAACTCAATCGTCTCGCCCTGAGCATACTGCCCCTGCTCTTTGAGAATATGCGCAGTGGCGAGCGTGCCGTGACCGCACAATCGAACCTCAATCTCTGGCGTAAACCAGCGAAGATTCATCGTATCCAACGATAAAAATGCCGTTTCTGATACCGCCATTTCACGAGCAATAGCCAACATCAGCGACTCATCCAACGCCTGCGCGGTAATGCAGACTCCGGCAGGATTTCCCTTAAACAGTTCACTAGTAAACGCATCGACCTGATAAATATCTACTTCCACTTAAAATCCCTTATTACATTGCTCCCATCAGCGAGCTTTCGCTAAATTTCATTCTCCAGGTGAAATCCCGTAAGGCACCTTCCTGAAGCTTTTCGACATGCAGCTGTTTCTGCTGCAACAACATTGTCTGAGAAGGTTTACTTTTTACAGCATCGATTACAACTTCATCAATTGATCAGAAAACATCTTGCTGGTTAGGATAAGCACCAATACTGTTTATACAAACAGTTAAATGGATACCGTACGCAATGAAATCTCAGTTCTTTCTTAGCCTGCAAGAGTTTATGCATGCCAAGTACTATGCCAATAAAACAATAAAAAGCTATCTGTTCTGGATCAAACGTTATATCGTCTTTCATCAGATGCAACATCCTTCTCGCTTGAATGACGAACAGGTAGAGCAATTTTTAACTCACTTGGCAGTCAAAGAAAAAGTCGCGGCCAAAACACAAGCGCTTGCTCTCAATGCGATTCAATTTTTATACCGTGATTACTTTCGCACACCTCTAAATCAGGATTTGAAATTTAAGCGATCCTTGGTCGATAAAAAACTGCCCGTAGTACTGACCAAAGATGAAATGCGCCGCTTCATGCAGTTCATTGACCCCAAATACAAACTGCACGTAATGCTCCTCTATGGCTCAGGATTGAGAGTCATGGAGTGTGTAAGGCTCAGAGTTCAAGATATTGATTATGACTACGGCGCGATCCGTATTTGGCAAGGTAAAGGCGGAAAAAATCGAACGGTGACATTGGCTAAGGAGCTCCACCCGTTGCTCAAAGAGCAAGAAGCACTGGCACGACGATATTATCAGAAAGATATGATCACACCCGGTTATGCGGGCGTGTGGATGATGAACGCGCTACAGAAAAAACACCCAGGCGCTGAGTTTGAGTTCAACTGGCACTACCTGTTTCCATCAACCAAGCTTTCCATCGATCCTGAAACAGGCTTACAACGCCGGCAACATATCAACGAAGCCGCTTTACAGCGTGCGGTGCGAAGAACTGCTGCCGACGCTGGCATCACAAAGAGCATCACTTGCCACACCTTGCGGCACAGTTTTGCAACTCACTTACTTGAATCAGGCGCTGACATTCGTACCGTGCAAGAGCAGTTAGGACACTCAGATGTCAAAACGACGCATATTCACTCACTTAGAACAATTAATAATGCAAGTTACTGTAAATATTGAGCTTTCATTCTTAACTGTTCAATTTTCCCACCAAAACCACTGTATATACATACATAAATCAGAGCCAAGATTGTCCCATTATTGCCCCATATCGCATACGTGTGCCCCATTTTTGGCCCATTTTAAGTTGCCCACCTTCATGATGGGTTAAAGTGTTACACCATAACAGTGATGAACAATTAAGAAATTACTCTGAATGCAATCTGTCAATCTCGTTACTTCGATGTATCAAGTTCTGTCAGGCTAGCTAGCCTAAATCGGTTCTGCCCCTTTGAGTGTTAGATCTGATACTCGTAACATTTCCACAAATTCTTCTTTGACTTAGCTTATCTAATACTTCGAGTATAAAACACTGCACCTATCAGCTAAGTAACGATTCACTGCTTGAAAAACGAATCAATGGGCATATCATAGTTAAAAATCAGTCAGTTTGGTCGAAATGTATATGCAAGAAGATGATATAACCAGAATCAAGACATCTATGCTTATCTTTGCACTTGAAAAAGCACTAGGTAATTTTGTTCTCGATAAGGAGCACTTAGGTGATCAGCTCTCGGCGGGAACTGTTGATAGTATTATTGAGCGTTCAGAAAAAAAAGGTACGTTAGTTGAAAAAGACCAGATAGCTTTGATCGTACAGGCAAGTTATCTGGGGGAAGTTTTTGACTTTGCTTTGAATGTTGCCATGGGAACTATATGTGAGGAGTATCTAGTATCGCTCAAGACCTTAGCAAACCAACTGAACATTTTTGATATTCGGAATGCGGTTTGTCACCCTAACAACCCTTTCCCTGACTGCTATTGGTATCGTGCAGCGACGATAGCTAGCGATCCCCTTATAGAGAAGCTAGGACTACAAAATGTAACAGAAGCATTAGCATCGGCGGTGGCGGGACAATTGAATGAACCACCTCAAAGCTGGTTCTCAGATGTAAAGTGGGCAATTCCGAATAACCTCCCTAAGATGTTTCCTCATGAAATAACGGGATTACTCGGTAGAGACAAAGAGTTTAAGGAGCTTAACAGGCTTTTGATGCTACCGCGTGAAAACCTCATTACAATCGTCGCGCCAGGAGGCATAGGCAAAACCGCTCTCGCACTCCAATTATTAAAAGATCTTAGTTTAACCCCTTCATTCTCTAAGCATATTGATCGCATTATATTTTGTTCGTTAAAGAATGAGGAGTTAACGGCAGATGGGCTCAGAAATATAGATGCTGTAAGAGATATAGATTCAATAAAAAGTCATATACTCAGTGAGTTAACTGAGTTATATCCTGAGCGCTCATTCTCTTCGTTTGAAGACGTATGTACTGAGCTTAATGATGAGAAGATTCTTCTTTGTATTGACAACTTAGAAACGTTGCTTATCGAGTCCCAAAGCGAATTTCAACAGTTTAACCAAGAGTTACCTCTTAGATGGAAAGTACTCGTAACTAGTCGTGTTTCATTGGGGGCTGGTACATCAGTTCCATTGGAAGCTCTCAAAGAAAAACACTCCGTCGCTCTAGCACGAAACTACTTCAGAAAGCGCGGTGTTATGAACATTCAGCAGAAAACTTTACAACAAATAGCTAAAGCTGCAAACCATAATCCGTTAGCTATTCGATTAACAGTAGACCTATATTTGAAAGGCTATGATATACCCGAGTCTATTCAAAAATCGCAAAAAGATATTGCATCTTTCTCATATAAGAATCTAATCGACGCACTAGATGAAACTGCTGTATCTATCTTGGAAGCGATTTTTGCCCAGCATGTATCTAATAGGCATGAATTATCGGAGCTTCTTGAACTAAGTTATGAATCAGTCGTTGAAGCTGTTAATGAACTAACCAAAACAACTTTGATCACTCGGGAACCGACTTCAGAAGATGTTGATAGCTACAAATTAGCTGATTCTATTCGAGAGTTATTGATTTCTAACCCTCGTAACATAGAGATACGAAAAAAAGTCTCTGAGGAAATTAGAAAGCGTAAGATTGTAATTCAAGAGCTAAGTAATAGACAGAGACAACTAGAAATTGATGAGTTTTCAGATGATTATATAGCCCCTAAAACTGCTGATATTCTTACGATATTGGTGAATGATACCAATAAAGAGCTTAAGAATGGTGCTAACAGTATTAACCTAAGAATGTTAAAAGACAGGTACATCGACCTGTCTAACCAGTTCAGTACAAACGAGGCATTTTGCTTTAACTATTCTCGAATCCTTCATCAACTCGGAGATATGGATAGGGCTAAATCATGCGTACATTCAAAATCTGCAAGATGTCGTATGCAACTAGCTTGGGTCTATTTTAGTGACAACGACTACGAGACAGCGGCAGAACTATACCGTGAGCTATTTACTGAAGGCTACGGTGACAACAATCAGTCTAATCCTAAATTTGCCTATCGTATAAATCGCTATTATTTAACATCCTTACTCTACAGCCAGCAAACAGATGAAGTAATTGAAATCACCAAAGATTGGGAATCTCAACAATATAGAGACCTTTTTGGGGCTATGAGAGCTTCTGCGTTTAAGCGTTCAGTTGAGCACAAAGTTAATCAAGACGCGAAAAGTACCGAAGCGGCACTTCATGAAGCTATAGAGACACTTAAGAAGTTGTTTCACCTTGAGCGCTACTCATATACGAGCAGCGTAGAAGCGTATAGAATTTTCAAAGAAATTAGATATATAGTTTCAAGATCCAATTCATACAGCAAAGACTTCATTAGAGGCTCGTTACAGTTTATAGCCGACCATTTCTTTGACGTATGTGAACTAGCAAAAGTGCCAGAGAAAGAACAAGTGAAAGTGATTCAAGACCTAGACTTAGTCACTATTGATAATAATCCTATCCACTCAATGTCGTGGTTTAAACGAAAAGAAGGAACTCAAGATAGTTCGACTTTACGAACATATGAAAAACAAGGGTATACGATTGTTAAAGTGACCAATATTCCAGACAATGCAGAAGGCGTCTCTCCCTATATTTTTGCTAAGGATAATAATGGGACTACATTCTACCTTAATGTTAAATGTCTAGTCGGAGGCTCTTGGTTAGAATGGGCCAGCTACGAACTAGGTGACAAGCTTGCGATTAAGTATGGTAGGAGTAACAACAATGGAAAAACCTACCCAGCAACTGAGATTATAGAAATATAACTCCAGGTAAACTTGATAATAATTTGTGCCTCTATGACATGGTCGAGGCACTTTCTATTTATCAATTAATTATAGTAATTCGATAGTTACGAAATAAAGTAAAGTGTCTAAGAAACTTTTGTCCGATTGTTAATCACTGTGCTAGCAGGCATAAAGCTCGTTCTAGTCGCGACTAACTAGCGGATGTGTGAGATCGAGTAACAGTTTCTACAATGTTAGGATTGCTCATTAGTCAAAGCAATCCTACACATCAAGGTCAAACTCAACACCAATTGATTGTTCTCAATTCAATCAAAATAAGGATTTACTCTCTTAACCGTCGCTGCAACGATGGCGTTTCTCTGCTCAATTTTACGATCGATACGCTTTCGCTTTTCTTCTGCAGTCAGTTCTTTTGAACGCATAATGAGATCGATTTGGCTATTTAGCTGCCTAACCTGCTTTTGAGTTTCCTTCAGTGGCTTCCTTGCATTGAGAATTTTCCCTCGATCTTCCATCAATTCCCTAGCCCGCTCAAAGCTGCCGTCCTTTCTGTACTCGTTCACCGTCCGATACAACGCTTCTGCTTCTCGCATCATCTTATACATATCATCGAGATACTTTGTTGAGCGAGCACGATCACTTCCTTGATAAACGGATTTAATCACGAGCAAATCTTGAGCTTTTAGGGCAGGTTTTGCACCGTAATCACCCATCTGTCTCGCTACATAATCACTCATCCATAAAGCGTAGCTACCTACCGTTCCTAAATATCCATTGAAAATGTGTTCCAGTTTTTTCGGTGACATTCCGGTAAGCTCACCAATCTCGCGCATGGTGATCGACGTCCGCTCGTTATATCTCGCCTCAGGCATAACGCTTAAATCAGCCATATTCTCAATGGGCTGACCTCTGAACATGGAATAATTAAAGTATGCTTCCACCAGTGGGTTTACTACCTGAGGAACAGGGTTAAGCGCGAATGTGCTCACTAGGTTTCGACCAAATGCATTGCGCAAATCTTCCATGCTATCTTCATAGAATGCTGCATTGACTATGCGCTCAGGGAAAGTGCCAAATAACACGCCAATTTCGAACGGCTTGGGAACGCGCCAATGTTGATCACCAAACCAGAAATGCCAGTTCATGTCCTTGTCCCAATCAGGCAGCTCTTGGTAGCGCTCATCGTTACCATTGATAAGTACGAGAGCGACGGACGCTGCCGCAATCATACCGCCGCGCTGTGCAATCTGGACTGGGTTCGCTTTGGCCTCTCTGGCCAGTTTGCCTAGGCCCTGCAACCGCGCGTTAAAAAACGGCAGCACATCTCCTAAGAACATGGCGACTTTGCTATTCCCATGCAAAGAGAAATCCATCAAGTCTTTTGCTTCAAATACCGCTTGAGCTTTTGTTTTGCCTGCTTTTATTGCGGCTTCATACACGGCCTCACGGCTCGCATTTTCAAGTCCTTCTCCGAACTCAATGTATTTATCCCAACCCTTGCTCAACGCTCCCATCAACTGAGATTTATCGGTGATCAACGAGTTTTGGTATTTGCGAATGTCAGCCTCACTCAACCCTTTGCGTTTTAGGGCTTTCCTTACGCTGTCTGCCATCGCCTGCGGGTCATTACCGTTGACATAGCCTCCGAGAAATGAAGCCCCAGAGAACATCATATCTAAGGTTCCATCCGCTTTTTTAAGGGTCTTCCCTACCCCTCTGAACGAATCAACAATTGGCGTGAAGCCGTCTTTGCTGATGGCCCAAGAGGATAGCGAGTCTCGCAGGAAGTTCCTGAGCATAAAATCAGGTGATACCGTCACTGTTGCGGTTAACAACCTTTTTGCACCTCTAGCCACCTTCATGAATGGATGATTGGTCCTCTCCATGTCGATTTGAGTCATCGCTCTGAAAAGATCGGCATCTGCAACTTTAACCAAGTAGTCCTCTCCCTCTACTTTTACGTGCACAGCATCTGCCGCTTTAAACTGCATCAAGTTCGGTTTCGGTACCACTTCGATAAGATCGGTGTCAGCAAGGTTATAAACCACTTTCTGCATTGCCATATTCTTCATTGAGGCATCAACCAACTTACCTGTGTTAATGAAGATGTTTTCCAGAATGTCGTTTACGTTCTTATCAGAACCCTTGAGCTTTTTGATTTGGGCACTTTGGTTTGCAATCCCTCGCCCTTTCCATGGGCCGATAACGGAATCCAGACCTTTTTCATTGGCTTTATCATCTTGTCGATAGAAAGGAACGTACCACTCACTTTCCCATTCATTGCGGCTGTCTTTATCAATCAATCCCGCATCTTGAGCTAAATCGAGCAACGCCTTGTTCATAGCATTGTATTTTGCTTTCGCCCGCTTGAACGCTTCTTGCTTACCCTCACTGAGCAGGAGTAGTTCATTGATTTCATCCTCACTGAGAAGGTTCTCCCTACCCTGTGTTTTTAACTGCTTCGCTCGATTACCTGCCATCCAAGCAAGCCAATTGTGCAAATCCTTGCCTAATTCATCAAAAATACCGAGCAGACTATCTGCCTCTCCGGTATTGTCTCGTTTCTGAATAATGCCATCTTTCCATTCTGGGATCCCGTAGAGCATCACGGCTTGCATAACCGATGACGATCCCGCGGCTAAACGCGCAGCTACATAGCCACTATCTTCCGCGTTAGTAATTCCCGCCTTATCTTCAGCGTACTTAATAGGGGCTAGTCCATCAAACCAGCCAGTATTGACGCGCTTCATTCTCTCTTGAAAGAGTTCAAACCACTCTGCTTTGCTTTTGCCTACCAGTTCCTTGGTGAATTCTTTCGCCAGTTCAGCTTTAGATTTTTTTGGGCCAAGGCCAAGTTTTTCAGCGAGTTCAGGGGTCAACGTTTGAGAAAATAGAACTCTTGAAAGTCTGGTTTCTGAATTTGCTGCTTCCGGCCGTGTCCTATCTTTCCACTGATTGACCGATTTAATGCGGTCGCTCAGCGTTTGTACAATGTTATACAGCTCAGCCTTAGTCATATCGCTTTGCTTCATCAGACCGACACGCCTTAGCGCATGAGCTATCATTTCAGCAATACGATCTAGCCAGCGCTTTACTGCTGGTCTTTCAATTTCTGCAGCATGCGCAAGTACCTCTTCGACTTGATCAATAGCGTTAAAGCCTTGGTAGTTAGCCTCTATGTGCGTCCACAATTCTTTAAGATGTGGCGATTCTTTGGCTCTGGCGATCCGCTCCATAATCTTCATGTATTCCATATCGCCAACCACGGCGCGAAGTCCGTGGTGCACCAGTACTTCATGACGAAGCTTTTGACGCAAATCCTTTGGACTTTCGATGTTATCAGCAACGACAACCGCGAGCCGTTTTGCATCGCTGTAAAGTGCACCAACAATAGAGTTTTCAAAACTGACGCCGAGCATAGCTTCAGCTTCTGCCTGTGTTTTCACTACCTCTATGCTAACGCCTGCTCCACCTTTGTATTCTTTCAGCCACTGATCGGCAGCAAGCGTAGCCTCTTTTACTGACATCCCCTTAGCTGGGATATGCGATAAAACACTTTCCCGACTATATAGAATGATGTTTTTTCCGTTCTGCTTGTGCTTGATGGTTTTAAAGAACTTATCAAATGCTGGGGCTATGGTTTTTTCCAACTCTTCTTTTGTTGGGTAGGCATATTCTAAATCGGGATCGTCGCCATATTTCTGGTACCACTCTTCTTGAGAAATGATGTTAGCCAAATAATCGTTGGTAATGTTCTTGCCCGAATTTTTATCAATTACATATGATTCAAATGACCTTGCCATCATTTCTACCATTGTTGACCAATATGGCTTGCTCTTCATGCGATCTAGAATTTGCGAACGGTCACGTAGGCCAGTGTCACTAACTGCAGATCGCAACTCGGCAAAAGCTTCAGCCATTTCTGGTCTAATCTCTCCCTTCATATCAGTTTTGTGCTGTGCATCACTAGCATATTCACTGTACTGAACTCCGGATTGCTTTCCAAAGTAGTTATCCAGCGCGTGGAACCATTCGTGCGCCAATGACCCTGCGCCTTGTGTTTTTGTCAGATTAATGACCACAAGATCAGGCTCATAGTGTGCTTTGGCTTTTCCGCTCCCCCTAGCTCCGAATGCAAGGCCAAGTTGACCGTTTAGGGAAATAGCTCGAGGAGGAATATTAATAAGTTCAGCTAAATCAATGAGTGAATCATAGGCATCATTGAGTTCCGCTTGACGTCTTGAACCTTCAACCCAATTACCAAACTGAACACCTCGGAATCCAAACGTATCAGAGAAATTCTCAGGAGTTACGTTCTCATTTCTTCGTTCAACCCCACTTCGATCTCTATTCTTTTTGTTTCGCTGTTCTTTCGAAGATTTTTTCCGTATTTCAATAACCTGATTTTCTAAGTCAGTCCGATTAGCCACCAGATACTCACGGGCTATTTTGCCTTCGGAAAAACCGTCCTTGATTGAAATAATTTCTTTACCCGCAGATAGTCCAATGAAGTACTCCGAGTTTTTACCAGGCACACGACGACGATACACATCAATATTTGCTTTTCGTTTGCCCAAGGTAGCATTTGCTGTCACTCCACTCTCGATGATGGTTTTGATTTGCTGAACTGCCTGATCTTGGGTTTCAAAGTATTCAGAGATTGTTCGCTTAGTATTGAGATCAATGACGTGGTAGAGAGTTTTCGGCGGGTCGAATCTCTGTCCACCCGCAAGAGAATAGTGACCAGAGCTAACTCTATAATTTGTTAGCAATTCAACTTGTTCTGGTTCCAGACTCTTCGCCAATCGCATAAGATCAGGAACATCGCTCATGCTGCTAGGTAGCTTCAACTGAGATAAATCGATATCGCCTCTTGCAAGAATTCTAGATAAATTTAATCCAGATTTGATAGCCATTGCCCAGCGGTCCAGTTTGTAACCTTTTCGTGGTTTCGCGCTAGATAGACGATTTCGAACAATCGCTAATGCCGCTGCTGTCTCTGCAGAAGTCCCTTCTGTAATCAGTTTCTTAACATCTGGCTTTGGCCAACTTTTAGAGAGTGGTTGGCTAATGATGTCTCGTTCATTTTGCTCTTGCTCTAACACTTGCCCTAGCGAGCCCAATTGATGCTTTTTAGCGCCGTGCAACACCTCGCCAAAGTCTTCAATTTTCTGCGTAGGTTTTGCGACATTGCCCTCATCTTCTTCAGTGACGAAAGGTGCTTCAGATATTTCTCTTAACTCACTCTCCATAATTTGCTGAACTTGAGGGAGTGACGCAGGGTTTCCGTCAAGTTCTAACACTGTGCCTTTGGACGAGTCGCTCAGAAGCGTATTCATTCTTTTGAGTGATTGAGTTATCTCGTTCTCATTGAAGTTTCTAGCTTGCTCATCAGATACGTATGTTTTGAATAATTTTTCCACCTGTTCTCGGCGGCGAATATTATCAGGATCATTCGCTTCTCTTTCAGCCCGCTCTCTAGCCTTCTCACGATAGGCCATAATGCGCTTTTCATGATTTTGAAATTCGGCAAGAACGGCTTCAGTATCAAACCCCTTAGCATGTTGGAGCTTTTTCCTTAGTCTTTTCGTCAATGAACTCGTTTTTTGTGGAATACCTTCGAAATCCCGTATTGGCTTGATTCCTTGC
The Vibrio navarrensis DNA segment above includes these coding regions:
- a CDS encoding LPD38 domain-containing protein encodes the protein MQDKQLLGQNMNSKATVNAKTDMSQEPFLPEGFTFKHSPAPLKDLDVSGMDYVKAAGSGALRSIAGVGELAENYLGVGESLRDVATTGADYLQESMTPDAQEAMKRELYTENGSGPFGLGLGNGAGDIDVWAVKIANGIGSLAATFAGGGVAGAGAKTLLRGTITKSMMKKGLTEEVAQAVADKAIQRIASSGAAGAGFGASLGGASMDARDAVMNMDSAWLYENSDFFRDALMRVSDHPENQNLSATQLFDLAKEETANHASLQMSSDPKAIAASAASALGDKVLFNAITGTLGKSITGGALKGAATEASTEALESGTQTYAQNQILNDVAGTNIDPWIGVKSAAAEGGTIGAIVGGVPGAIGGYRGKHSANESSDLAPEQMPIPDDQSEVVNEFASQLRGSSSNEAQNNASETIPEGATPIPEEIAPVMSDLGAQLRGDEDAPVSQPLSQEPSIPQPELKVPKPDDGNQVLNAQETVASEPQADGITEQFKAMMYAAEQADHNRSQQIIKALKNKNTTTTEKIALLKEFRALASSQSPNEMSQDIPQPASIQPEQQYVPASIADKYGLPRDYIPTTEAQAVREQQGIALRDDLEMQSEPREMQRVVPSDVTDAAIDTRERLLAEAQIEAEHNRIRERDFDLAREQDEQSRKVTKDDVRIEPQGGKSAFSSRPNSMKMREQGIKPIRDFEGIPQKTSSLTKRLRKKLQHAKGFDTEAVLAEFQNHEKRIMAYREKARERAEREANDPDNIRRREQVEKLFKTYVSDEQARNFNENEITQSLKRMNTLLSDSSKGTVLELDGNPASLPQVQQIMESELREISEAPFVTEEDEGNVAKPTQKIEDFGEVLHGAKKHQLGSLGQVLEQEQNERDIISQPLSKSWPKPDVKKLITEGTSAETAAALAIVRNRLSSAKPRKGYKLDRWAMAIKSGLNLSRILARGDIDLSQLKLPSSMSDVPDLMRLAKSLEPEQVELLTNYRVSSGHYSLAGGQRFDPPKTLYHVIDLNTKRTISEYFETQDQAVQQIKTIIESGVTANATLGKRKANIDVYRRRVPGKNSEYFIGLSAGKEIISIKDGFSEGKIAREYLVANRTDLENQVIEIRKKSSKEQRNKKNRDRSGVERRNENVTPENFSDTFGFRGVQFGNWVEGSRRQAELNDAYDSLIDLAELINIPPRAISLNGQLGLAFGARGSGKAKAHYEPDLVVINLTKTQGAGSLAHEWFHALDNYFGKQSGVQYSEYASDAQHKTDMKGEIRPEMAEAFAELRSAVSDTGLRDRSQILDRMKSKPYWSTMVEMMARSFESYVIDKNSGKNITNDYLANIISQEEWYQKYGDDPDLEYAYPTKEELEKTIAPAFDKFFKTIKHKQNGKNIILYSRESVLSHIPAKGMSVKEATLAADQWLKEYKGGAGVSIEVVKTQAEAEAMLGVSFENSIVGALYSDAKRLAVVVADNIESPKDLRQKLRHEVLVHHGLRAVVGDMEYMKIMERIARAKESPHLKELWTHIEANYQGFNAIDQVEEVLAHAAEIERPAVKRWLDRIAEMIAHALRRVGLMKQSDMTKAELYNIVQTLSDRIKSVNQWKDRTRPEAANSETRLSRVLFSQTLTPELAEKLGLGPKKSKAELAKEFTKELVGKSKAEWFELFQERMKRVNTGWFDGLAPIKYAEDKAGITNAEDSGYVAARLAAGSSSVMQAVMLYGIPEWKDGIIQKRDNTGEADSLLGIFDELGKDLHNWLAWMAGNRAKQLKTQGRENLLSEDEINELLLLSEGKQEAFKRAKAKYNAMNKALLDLAQDAGLIDKDSRNEWESEWYVPFYRQDDKANEKGLDSVIGPWKGRGIANQSAQIKKLKGSDKNVNDILENIFINTGKLVDASMKNMAMQKVVYNLADTDLIEVVPKPNLMQFKAADAVHVKVEGEDYLVKVADADLFRAMTQIDMERTNHPFMKVARGAKRLLTATVTVSPDFMLRNFLRDSLSSWAISKDGFTPIVDSFRGVGKTLKKADGTLDMMFSGASFLGGYVNGNDPQAMADSVRKALKRKGLSEADIRKYQNSLITDKSQLMGALSKGWDKYIEFGEGLENASREAVYEAAIKAGKTKAQAVFEAKDLMDFSLHGNSKVAMFLGDVLPFFNARLQGLGKLAREAKANPVQIAQRGGMIAAASVALVLINGNDERYQELPDWDKDMNWHFWFGDQHWRVPKPFEIGVLFGTFPERIVNAAFYEDSMEDLRNAFGRNLVSTFALNPVPQVVNPLVEAYFNYSMFRGQPIENMADLSVMPEARYNERTSITMREIGELTGMSPKKLEHIFNGYLGTVGSYALWMSDYVARQMGDYGAKPALKAQDLLVIKSVYQGSDRARSTKYLDDMYKMMREAEALYRTVNEYRKDGSFERARELMEDRGKILNARKPLKETQKQVRQLNSQIDLIMRSKELTAEEKRKRIDRKIEQRNAIVAATVKRVNPYFD